TATGGCTATCGTTGCAAGTAAGGTTACCGACTTCGTAGGTAATAAAATACGTAGTACCCAGTGTTCCACTGGTTAAATCTATCTCTCCGGTGGTGGCATCAATAGTTAAGCCACCGCTAGCACTATACATTCCGCCCGCAGTAGGTGGCAATGTGTTAGGCGAGACAGTACCCGTTGGACAGTAATCCGTATTGTCGTAGGTGAAAGTAGCATCCGGGGCGTTAGTTACCGTCAGTTCAGCTGCGCTAGAGGTAGTCGAGCACCCATTGGCATCAGTAACTACAACCTGATACTGGTTACCCGATTGGGTCAGGGTAGCCCCGTTCACGATCAGTGAAGGATTGGTCTCCCCTACTAAATCGGCAAAGCCACCGCCGTTATCTTCCTGCCATTGAAACGTAAGGCCGCTGCCCGAAGCTACTACATTAAATGTAGCATCTTGACCCGTACAAACAGTTTGGTCAGTAGGCTGAGTGGTAACCTGCGGATTAGGCACCGTTAGCGTGGCACTAGCAGAAGTGATGTCACAACCTTCGTCGCTGGTAACGACCACCTGATACTGATTACCCGACTGCGCTAAGGTTACCCCGAATACGTTAAGTGAAGAACCCGTTTCCCCGGCTAAATCGGCAAAGCCACCTCCGGTATCTTCCTGCCACTGGTAGGTTAAACCCGTACCCGTAGCGGCTACGGTAAACGTGGCATTCTGGCCTTCGCAGACTGCCTGATCGGCAGGGTCGGTATTTACAGTAGGTAACGGATTTACAGTTACTAGCACCGAACGAGTAATAGTTTGTCCAGCTCCATCTTCAACAGTCACTTGAAAGGTGGTAGTAGCTGTTGGCGTAGCAATAGGAGTAGTGCTTTCATCATCATCTAGCAATGCGGCGTTATCCCAAGTAATGGTGTAAGTACCGTCGCCACCCGAGGGTACCACCTCTAGCTGGGTACTTTCGCCCTCGCATATTTCATTAGGCGTAGCAGAAACAGTCGCCAATAGCGGGCCACCGGTTACGCCTATCTGCACAATGTCGATATCAGTACATAATGTTGACAGGTCAGTAACCGTGAGTATAAAATTGGTAGTTGCCCGCAGATTTTTTGTTTGTGGATTCTGGGCAGTCTCCATTAGTGGATTTTGTAGAGAATCTACTGGCTCCCAGCGATAGCTATACGAACCCGGGCCACCACTAGCCGAACCCACCAGTTGAATGTTGGTGTCAAAAGCAATATTCTGATCGGCTCCAGCATCAGCGGTGACGGAATTCACCACCACTTCGGTAGAGCCACTGGCCGCTACCGTGCAGCCATTAGCATCTACTACGTTGCCCACCAAATTGTATGTGGTAGTAGTAATCGGACTTACTGGAATAGCTTGACCACTGTTGTAACCCGTAAGGGTACCAATGCCATTGTCAAGAGTAATAGTGTACGGCTGAGCACCACCGTTAATGGTAACTTGTAAATTGGCATTTTCTCCGGCGCAAATATCCCCATCATCGCTCAGCGAAGTACTGGTTGGCCCTTCGTTGACAGTAACGGCAGGAGTTTGAGTGAGCTGAGCATCAGTACAAATGCCCCCATTGCTGACCAATACATTGAATGTCTGGTTGGCCGTCAACGTACCCGTCGGTAAGTTAATGTCAGCCCCGGTTCCCGCAACTACTGAACCGATCAACGAGTCATCCGCATCGTTTCGTAACTGGTAGGTGTAGCCAGTCTGTGAACCACGCACAATCACATTAGTACCACCACCCGAACATACCTCAGTGTCCTGCATCTCTACCGTTAGGCTCACATCCGGATTCTCCGCCACCGTTACACTCACCGTCTGGGTTAGCTCTACCGGAGGACAGCTTCCGTTATCAGCTAGCACATTGAAAGTAATATCCCCGGTTAGGTTGCCTGTCGGCAAGTTCAGGTCACTTCCCGTACCGGGTACAGCGACACCAATCAAAGAATCATCCGCATCGTTACGAAGTTGGTAGTCTACGCCTAGCTCACTGTTGACTACTACAATGTTGGTGCTACCGTTCTCACAAATTGTTGGATCATCAGCACTCACCCCTAGGCTAATATTCGGCGAGGACTCAACGGTGACCTGAGCGGTATTTGTCAGCTCAGTTTCGGGGCAGGTAGTGTTGCTTACCGTTACCTCAAAGTTAGTAGTAGCGGTAAGATTTCCAGTGGGTAAGCTGATCTGACCGCCGTTGCCTATTACTGCAGAGCCAATAGCACTGTTATCAGCTGCGTTACGAAGCTGATAGCTAAATCCGTTTTCCGTGCCATCTACTAAAATACTGGTTCCGGTACCAGAGCAAATCGTAGCATCTTGGGCAGTTACGGTGAGAGTCAACACTGGCGGGGGCACCACAGTAATAGTAGCCGAACCACTTCCGGCGACGGTACAGCCATTCGCATCAGTTATGTTACCTACTAAATTATATGTAGTGGTAGCCGTAAGTGCGGGAGTTGGAATTGGGTTACCGCTATTATAGTTATTTACTACCCCAATGCCGTTATCTATCTCAATAGTGTACGGTCCGGTACCCCCACTAATTGTTACTAACAAGTTGGCAGTTTCCCCTTCGCAGATAGTATTGTCACCTGATAGTTCGGCTAAAGTCGGTGGATCGTTAACCGTTACGGTAGCAGAACCCGTTCCAGTAACGGTACAGCCATTCGCATCAGTAACACCTCCCACAATGGTGTACGTAGTGGTAGTAGTCGGGCTAACTGAAATAGCATCGGTGCCATTGTGACCAGTAAATGAGGTTCCGTCGCTTAAGGTAAAATCATAAGGACCCGTACCGCCACTAATATTCACAGCAAGACTAGCGGTGCTACCATTGCAAATACTACCTCCACCCGACAGCACTGCTGACGTAGGCCCTTGGTTGACGGTAACGGCAGGGGTTTGGGTAAGCTGAGCATCAGCACAGATACCCCCATTGCTGACCAGCACCTTGAATGTTTGGTTAGCCGTCAATGCCCCGGTGGGCAGGGAAAGATCTCCCCCCGTGCTAGTAATAGCCGTTCCAAGCAATGCACTGGTCACATTGTCCCGCAACTCATACGTATACCCACTCTGCGAACTACGCACAATCACATTGGTACCACTACCCGAACATACTTCATTATCTTGCATCTCTACCGTCAAACTCACATCAGGGTTTTCGGCGACTGTCACACTCACTGTTTGGGTCAGTTCTACCGGAGGACAGCTTCCGTTATCGGCCACCACATTGAAAGTCATATCTCCGGTCAGGTTGCCCGTAGGCAAGCCTAAGTCGCCCCCGGTACTAGTCACAGCCGTTCCAATTAGGGAGTCATCGGCATCATTACGGAGCTGGTAGTCTACCCCCGCTTCACTGCCGCTCACTACAATAGTAGTACCTGTGTTCTCACAAATCGCCGGACTAATGGCACTTACCCCCAAACTAATATCCGGTGATGGATCTACCGTGACGGTTGCCGAACCACTTCCAGCTACCGTACAACCATTCGCATCGGTTACGTCGCCCACAATAGTATAGGTAGTAGTAGAAGTAGGAGTCACGCTAACAAAGTCGCCGTTACTGTATCCGCTTACCGGAGTGCCATCGCTTAAGGTGAAGCTGTAGGGAGCAGTACCGTCTACAATTGCTACGGCAAGATTGGTGCTACTGCCCTCACAAATCGTGGCATCGCCCGACAGTGTAGCGGATGACGGGGGCGTATGTAAATTTACCGTAACCAGAGTAGCTAATTCCTGATCGACACAAATGCCGTTGGTTACGAGTACGTTAAAGGTAGTAGCTGCCGCTAAATTACCCGTAGCTAAGCTGATTTGTCCTCCGGTTCCCGCCACCGCCGGAGTGGTGATAATAATATCTCCTGCATCGTTACGAAGTTGGTAAGAATAGCCTACTTCAGTGCCGTCAATTAAAATATTGGTTCCGGTTCCCGGACACACCTCGGGTGAGGCAGCAGTAACCGTTAACGCTAAATCAGGATTGTTGACTACATTAACGGTAGCCGTAGTATTTAACTGCTGAGGCGGGCAAGTAAGATTATCTACCGTTACATTGAATGTGGTAGTCGTAGCTAGATTTCCCGTGGGAAAGGTAAGCCGAGCACCGTCTCCGGTTTGGGTAGGCCCAATAGGGGTAGTACCTTCCCGGAGTTGGTAAATAAATCCATTCTCAGAATTATCTACAAATATATTAGTGCCCGTATTTTCGCAGAGGGTAGCTACTTCGGGCGAAACGGGTAGGGTTACATCAGGAGCCGGAACCACCGTAACCGTGGCGGTATTGGTAAGCTGCTGATCTACGCATAAACCATTAGTGACTAATATGTTGAAAGTAGTTGTCGTGGTTAGGTTTCCGGTAGGAAGATCGATAGTTCCGTTGTTACCAGCTACCGGCCCGCTAATTACGTTGTTTCCAGCATCCCGTAGCGTATAGTTATATCCCGACTCAGAGTTCCCTACCTGAATGTTCGTTCCGGTTCCCGAACAAATTGGGGTGGTTTGAACTGACACCGGCAGACTCAAATCGGGATCATCCACTACCGTAACCGTAATATTATCCGTAGCGGTACAACCGTTATCATCGGTAACGGTATACGCAAGGTTGAAAGTACCTGCGGTAGCTGAATTGAAAGTAGGACCTTGAATGTTAGGATCTGACAGTGAAGCAATATCCCCCGTCCAGCTGTGGGTATACGTTCCCGAACCACCGGCTGGGTTTCCATTAAGCACTAAATCAGTGCTAATACAGACGTTAGCCGGGTCGGGCGAAATGGTGGTGGTAGGAGCCACTCGATTGTCAGGTACGGTGATAGACTCTGTTTCTACACAGCCATTGGCATCACGCACCGAAAGAGTATAGGTATTATGTTCAAGATTAGAAAATATTGGACTAGCCTGGAAGTTCGTACCGTCGATGGAGTACTCGTATGAACCATTCCCTCCGCTAACTGCTCCGGTAGCATCAATACTACCATCAAACGGGGCTATACATCTATTATTACTGTTTATAGCTACAACACCCGTGTTTATCACAATTGCATCAGGTTGAGTAAGGTCAATGTCATCAATTCTTCTCTCACTGCATGATGCTACTAGTATAGGAATACCACTAGAATGGCTGTTAGAAGTTTTAACAATAATTCGATAATTGCCACCAGCTACGGTTTCCGCTGGTAGACCAGAAAAAGTATACTCTGTATCAGTAGTAGAAGGCGAGCTAAGCAAAGGAGTAACTCCCGCCCCTCCTTGATCTAAAACAAGCTCGTATACGAAGGGGGCTTCCCCTCCATCTACTTCTACTGTAATTGATCCATCTGCACCACCATTACAGGTAACATTTTGTATATCTGTTATCGCAATATCATTGAATGGAGTCCCTGTACATTGACCTAATACTTGACTAGTATTTAATAGCCAAGCAAAAAGCACAATAACAAACAGTATACTTCTTTTCATCAGTCTTATTTCAATTCGATATTTAGCACCGCTCGCTTTTGACATATTGCCTGTAGTAGCTGCCCTTTACTTTCGTTACTCGATATGACCTCTACCCGATAAAAAAAGCTAGTATTACCCGGTACATCACGGAAGGTGTATTCTCGCTGATTAGTGGCTGGTGATATGCTTACTTCTTTAGTACCTTTTCCCCGATGATCCGCAACAAGCTTATAAATGTATGGTGGGCTACCCCCTTGTATTCTCACCGATATTTCTCCGCTCTGATCTTCTTGGTTGACTATCTCAGCTTTTTCTAGCACAAATGAAGTAATAGGGTCTCCTAGACACTGCCCTAGCACCCACTGGCTACCCAAACACAATAGGCCAATCAGATATAACTTTTTCATATTTCTAGAAATGACGCTTTCTGCCATTATCGTGGGTTTTAGAGTTTTCTGATTATTATCTTGCACTTTTTGCTTAAAATGGTACACTGCAATTTTTTCTCGTTTTTCGCTGTAAGGCCAGGATATTCTTTAGTGTCCTGGTAAGGAAGGTAGGGTAGTATTATTTATTCCCTCTTTGGGATTAATTGTATTCTGCCAATAAAATTCCACTATTCCGGGTGTTTTCTCTGTACTCTTTTACTAAAAATAGAGTATTCACCTCAGAATAAAAGTGTGATATATTGTGACCCCTTCACTATGATGTACCAAATCAGTGCAACTATAAAAGATTGAGTTACCGGAGTTGACGAATGACAAAAAATGGGAGAAGAACAGGTTTTTGGTAACAAAAAAGGCATCCCCACTCGAGGATGCCTTCGGTACTAAATAATACGTATAAAGTGCTAATTCACCGCCGAGCGAATGTCAGTTGCCACCTGAGCCATTTCCTCGTCGCTTAGATTGAGCTTGGGATTGCTAAAGTTAGCATCGCTCATGCTGTTAATAGGAATAAGGTGAATATGGGCGTGGGGTACTTCCAGACCAATAACCGCGGTAGCAATGCGTTGGCAGTTAATCACTTTCTTAATTCCAATAGCCACTTGCTTGGCAAACAGATTAAGCCGCGTGTACGCCTCATCGTCCAGATCAAAGAGATAGTCAACTTCCTGCTTAGGCACTATCAAGGTGTGGCCTTTAGTGAGCGGACGAATATCCAGAAAAGCAATAGCATGGTCGTTCTCAGCCACAATATGGCCCGGAATTTCCCGATTAATAATTTTGGTGAAGATGCTGGGCATGAACGCTGGTGTTTTGGTGCTAGAGTGTTATTGTGTTAACGTGCTCATGTGCGAATTTACTAAACTTGGGGTTCTGATTACTGAATTTAAAATATGAACCTTCTAACACTACGCACTAAAACACCATAACATTAACTATTTACATTCCACTCACTGAAATATCCAGTACTTCAAACTCCATCGTGCCGGCGGGAGCTTTTACTTCGGCCACCTCACCTACTTTTTTGCCAAGTAGCCCCTTACCAAATGGCGATTTCACCGATATTTTGTTCGCTTTCAAATTCGCTTCTTCTTCCGAAACCAGGGTGTAGGCCACGGTTGCCCCGTTTTTCTTGTTCTTAATTTTTACGGTAGAAAGCACAGAAACTTTAGATGTGTCAATAGAAGATTCATCAATAACTCGAGCATTACCTACCACTTCCTCTAACTTCGATATTTTCAACTCTAATAAGCCTTGAGCATCTTTAGCGGCGTCGTATTCAGCATTTTCGCTCAAGTCACCTTTGTCGCGAGCTTCGGCAATCTGCTTGGCCATGTCGGTTCGCCCCTTGGTTTTCAATTCGTTTAGCTCATCTTTCAGCTTTTGCAGTCCTTCTTTAGTGTAATATGATACTGCCATAATTGATAAAATTTAACATCCACCTACCGAAATAAAAGAACGGCTTACGTAAGTAGCCGTTGTTCGAAGGTCAGACTAACGTTGATAAAAAAAACGCGCCACCCAATGCGGGCAG
This region of Tunicatimonas pelagia genomic DNA includes:
- a CDS encoding HIT family protein → MPSIFTKIINREIPGHIVAENDHAIAFLDIRPLTKGHTLIVPKQEVDYLFDLDDEAYTRLNLFAKQVAIGIKKVINCQRIATAVIGLEVPHAHIHLIPINSMSDANFSNPKLNLSDEEMAQVATDIRSAVN
- the greA gene encoding transcription elongation factor GreA, with product MAVSYYTKEGLQKLKDELNELKTKGRTDMAKQIAEARDKGDLSENAEYDAAKDAQGLLELKISKLEEVVGNARVIDESSIDTSKVSVLSTVKIKNKKNGATVAYTLVSEEEANLKANKISVKSPFGKGLLGKKVGEVAEVKAPAGTMEFEVLDISVSGM